One part of the Xylanimonas allomyrinae genome encodes these proteins:
- a CDS encoding ABC transporter ATP-binding protein has product MSERITGKTATGQEPELTDEERLEIELGEQARIAADSWDSVAPGKADNFKAAFFRMLGLLSPHKTALVVVTIMGVASVVLTVWAPRILGRATDVVFTGFVSRQLGGQVPEGTTQDQVVEGLRAAGQDRFADMIAAMDRFVPGAGIDFDRLGQLLMFVLVLYVVSALLGWAQGFIINVVMVKAMWRLREQVEEKINRLPLAYFDRVQRGELISRVTNDIDNITQTMQQSLSGALTAVLTVIGVLVMMFSLSWQLALVSLVALPLMGVVFGVIGPKSQKAFGIQWRKVGRLNARVEESFSGHALVKVFGRRGDFQARFHQDNQELYEASFKAQFLSGVIWPAMSFVGNLSYVGIAVLGGLMVAGGSMTLGSVQAFIQYAQMFTQPLSQLGGMVAVVQSGTASAERVFQLLDEPEQEPDADDAPSPVEGDGTITFEHVEFSYSPDKPLIRDLSFTVHPGQTVAIVGPTGAGKTTLVNLLMRFYDPQGGRILVDGQDVAELTRHDARARTGMVLQDTWLFAGTIRENIRYGRQSATDEEVLDAARATYVDRFVHSLPHGYDTMLEEDAANLSAGERQLVTIARAFVSQPSILILDEATSSVDTRTEKLLQHAMASLRSGRTSFVIAHRLSTIRDADLILVMEHGDIVEQGTHEELLERRGAYHALYQSQFSGAFEEEPELA; this is encoded by the coding sequence ATGAGCGAGCGGATCACCGGCAAGACAGCGACCGGCCAGGAGCCGGAGCTGACGGACGAGGAACGGCTCGAGATCGAGCTCGGCGAGCAGGCGCGCATCGCGGCCGACTCGTGGGACTCGGTCGCGCCCGGCAAGGCCGACAACTTCAAGGCCGCGTTCTTCCGCATGCTGGGCCTGCTGTCCCCGCACAAGACCGCGCTCGTCGTCGTGACGATCATGGGCGTGGCGAGCGTCGTGCTCACCGTGTGGGCGCCCCGCATCCTCGGGCGTGCGACGGACGTCGTCTTCACGGGCTTCGTGTCGCGCCAGCTCGGCGGGCAGGTGCCCGAGGGCACCACGCAGGACCAGGTCGTCGAAGGGCTGCGCGCCGCCGGCCAGGACCGGTTCGCCGACATGATCGCGGCGATGGACCGGTTCGTGCCGGGTGCGGGCATCGACTTCGACCGCCTCGGCCAGCTCCTGATGTTCGTGCTCGTGCTGTACGTGGTCTCGGCGCTGCTGGGCTGGGCGCAGGGGTTCATCATCAACGTCGTCATGGTCAAGGCCATGTGGCGGCTGCGCGAGCAGGTCGAGGAGAAGATCAACCGCCTGCCGCTGGCCTACTTCGACCGCGTGCAGCGCGGCGAGCTCATCTCACGCGTCACCAACGACATCGACAACATCACCCAGACCATGCAGCAGTCGCTGTCGGGCGCGCTGACCGCCGTTCTGACCGTGATCGGTGTGCTGGTCATGATGTTCTCCCTCTCGTGGCAGCTCGCGCTCGTCTCGCTCGTGGCGCTGCCGCTCATGGGTGTCGTGTTCGGCGTCATCGGCCCCAAGTCGCAGAAGGCGTTCGGCATCCAGTGGCGCAAGGTCGGGCGGCTCAACGCCCGGGTCGAGGAGTCGTTCTCCGGGCACGCCCTCGTCAAGGTCTTCGGCCGCCGGGGCGACTTCCAGGCGCGGTTCCACCAGGACAACCAGGAGCTGTACGAGGCGTCGTTCAAGGCCCAGTTCCTCTCGGGCGTCATCTGGCCCGCGATGTCGTTCGTCGGCAATCTGTCGTACGTCGGCATCGCCGTGCTCGGCGGGCTCATGGTCGCCGGGGGGTCGATGACGCTGGGCAGCGTCCAGGCGTTCATCCAGTACGCCCAGATGTTCACGCAGCCGCTGTCGCAGCTCGGCGGCATGGTCGCCGTCGTCCAGTCCGGGACGGCGTCGGCCGAGCGCGTGTTCCAGCTCCTCGACGAGCCCGAGCAGGAGCCCGACGCCGACGACGCGCCCTCGCCCGTCGAGGGCGACGGCACCATCACGTTCGAGCACGTCGAGTTCTCCTACAGCCCGGACAAGCCGCTCATCCGCGACCTGTCCTTCACCGTCCACCCGGGCCAGACGGTCGCGATCGTCGGTCCTACCGGGGCCGGCAAGACGACGCTGGTCAACCTGCTCATGCGGTTCTACGACCCGCAGGGCGGGCGCATCCTCGTCGACGGGCAGGACGTCGCCGAGCTCACGCGCCACGACGCCCGCGCCCGCACCGGCATGGTGCTGCAGGACACGTGGCTGTTCGCCGGGACCATCCGGGAGAACATCCGCTACGGCCGCCAGTCGGCGACCGACGAGGAGGTGCTCGACGCCGCCCGTGCGACGTACGTGGACCGGTTCGTCCACTCGCTGCCGCACGGGTACGACACCATGCTCGAGGAGGACGCCGCGAACCTGTCGGCGGGGGAGCGGCAGCTCGTGACGATCGCGCGCGCATTCGTCTCCCAGCCGTCGATCCTCATCCTCGACGAGGCCACGAGCTCCGTCGACACCCGCACCGAGAAGCTGCTCCAGCACGCCATGGCGTCGCTGCGCAGCGGGCGGACGTCGTTCGTCATCGCACACCGTCTGTCGACGATCCGCGACGCGGACCTCATCCTCGTGATGGAGCACGGCGACATCGTCGAGCAGGGCACGCACGAGGAGCTCCTTGAGCGGCGCGGTGCCTACCACGCCCTGTACCAGTCGCAGTTCTCCGGGGCCTTCGAGGAAGAGCCGGAGCTCGCCTGA
- the dapA gene encoding 4-hydroxy-tetrahydrodipicolinate synthase, with protein MDATTSTDFGRILTAMVTPFRNDSTLDVDAAQGLARYLTRTGWNDGLVVNGTTGESITTSDVEKRAVIEAVVDAVDPSVKVVAGVGTADTRHSVELAHQAEAAGAAGLLVVTPYYSRPSQRGLVDHFRAIADATSLPVMLYDIPKRAGVGIDAGTVALLSEHPRITALKDARGDLEFSSWVLRETDLRVYSGDDALNLPFLAIGASGFVSVVGHFVADRLRQMQEAYARGDVVAAQEIHVGLLPVFRAVFRHPGVATTKAGLGALGMPVGPTRAPMAGLTIGETAALMADLRDAGVESALRVLVGSSGTTR; from the coding sequence ATGGACGCAACGACAAGCACGGACTTCGGACGGATCCTGACCGCGATGGTCACGCCGTTCAGGAACGACAGCACGCTGGACGTCGACGCGGCTCAAGGCCTGGCGCGGTACCTCACGCGAACGGGCTGGAACGACGGGCTCGTGGTGAACGGGACGACGGGTGAGTCGATCACGACGTCGGACGTTGAGAAGCGCGCGGTGATCGAGGCGGTCGTGGACGCCGTCGACCCGAGCGTGAAGGTCGTCGCCGGGGTCGGGACCGCCGACACGCGGCACAGCGTGGAGCTCGCGCACCAGGCGGAAGCGGCCGGCGCGGCCGGGCTCCTCGTGGTCACGCCCTACTACTCCCGGCCATCGCAGCGCGGGCTCGTCGACCACTTCCGCGCGATTGCCGACGCGACGTCGCTGCCGGTCATGCTCTACGACATCCCGAAGCGTGCCGGCGTGGGCATCGACGCCGGCACGGTCGCACTGCTGTCCGAACACCCGAGGATCACGGCTCTGAAGGATGCTCGGGGTGATCTCGAGTTCAGCTCCTGGGTCCTTCGTGAGACCGACCTTCGGGTCTACAGCGGCGACGACGCGCTGAACCTGCCGTTCCTCGCGATCGGTGCCAGCGGGTTCGTCAGTGTGGTGGGTCACTTCGTCGCGGATCGCCTGCGGCAGATGCAGGAGGCGTACGCGCGGGGCGACGTCGTCGCCGCGCAGGAGATCCACGTCGGCCTGCTGCCGGTGTTCCGTGCGGTGTTCCGCCACCCAGGTGTGGCGACCACCAAGGCAGGCCTGGGGGCGTTGGGCATGCCCGTGGGGCCGACGAGGGCGCCGATGGCGGGGCTGACGATCGGCGAGACCGCAGCGCTCATGGCAGACCTGCGCGACGCGGGGGTCGAGTCGGCTCTGCGCGTCCTGGTCGGGTCGAGCGGTACCACTCGGTGA
- a CDS encoding aldehyde dehydrogenase family protein, protein MPPVIETSAAPTVVLPEEDAGRSVVAARLDVETCRHLIDGQEVPASDGGWIDTIDPASGRRIASVARGTPADVDAAVRAARKAFREVWFDTSAVERGRLLQSASRRLLELDDDLAALETLDCGKPLSQARADVHLAARYLELFGNAAASVHGEQIPVSPHLLDVAQRQPYGVSGQINAWNFPVNMAARSVGAALAAGNTVVVKTPELAPLSTLVLGRVLLDVGVPAGVVNVVHGLGSVAGEALSSHPDVDILTFTGSVRTGARVAARAAANVTPCVMELGGKSPVIVYPDADIEKAAEQLARGFVEANGQSCDLPSLLLVHADVQRRFVDHLVGVVRTMTIGPGMADPDVSAVISRAQLDRITGLVEGAVREGARVAVGGGRADAPGLDGGHFFRPTVLTGVTPSMRVAREEIFGPVLSVVAFDDADDVAALANGSDFGLAAFVWTRDVGRALSLARSVDAGQVYVNCLSSGDGPMLPFGGFKNSGYGREKGVAALTTYTQVKNICISME, encoded by the coding sequence ATGCCCCCCGTCATCGAGACGAGCGCGGCCCCCACGGTGGTGCTGCCCGAAGAGGACGCCGGTCGATCCGTGGTCGCGGCTCGGCTTGACGTCGAGACCTGCCGCCACCTCATCGACGGGCAGGAGGTGCCCGCCTCGGACGGAGGATGGATCGACACCATCGACCCCGCGTCGGGGCGGCGCATCGCGTCCGTCGCTCGTGGCACGCCCGCCGACGTCGATGCCGCCGTGCGGGCGGCCAGGAAGGCGTTCCGTGAGGTCTGGTTCGACACCTCCGCCGTCGAGCGGGGCCGGCTCCTGCAGTCGGCGTCGCGCCGACTGCTGGAGCTGGACGACGATCTGGCCGCGCTGGAGACCCTGGACTGCGGAAAGCCTCTGAGCCAGGCTCGGGCCGACGTGCATCTCGCAGCCCGGTACCTCGAACTCTTCGGGAACGCTGCCGCCTCGGTGCACGGCGAGCAGATTCCCGTCAGCCCGCATCTCCTTGACGTCGCGCAGCGCCAGCCCTACGGCGTCTCGGGGCAGATCAACGCCTGGAACTTCCCGGTGAACATGGCCGCGCGCTCCGTCGGAGCAGCGCTCGCCGCGGGCAACACCGTCGTCGTCAAGACGCCGGAGCTTGCTCCCTTGTCGACCCTGGTCCTGGGCCGGGTCCTCCTCGACGTCGGGGTGCCTGCCGGCGTGGTCAACGTCGTCCATGGCCTGGGCTCGGTGGCAGGCGAGGCGCTGAGCTCCCATCCGGACGTCGACATCCTGACGTTCACGGGCTCGGTACGGACGGGTGCCCGCGTCGCCGCCCGTGCGGCGGCGAACGTGACGCCCTGCGTCATGGAGCTTGGTGGCAAGTCGCCGGTCATCGTGTACCCCGACGCGGACATCGAGAAGGCCGCGGAGCAGCTCGCGCGCGGCTTCGTCGAGGCCAACGGGCAGAGCTGCGACCTGCCGTCCCTGCTCCTGGTCCATGCCGACGTGCAGCGCCGGTTCGTCGATCACCTCGTCGGCGTCGTCAGGACCATGACGATCGGTCCCGGGATGGCAGACCCGGACGTGTCCGCGGTGATCAGCCGGGCCCAGCTCGACCGCATCACCGGTCTTGTGGAGGGCGCGGTCCGCGAGGGTGCGCGCGTCGCCGTCGGCGGAGGCCGTGCGGACGCTCCTGGCCTCGACGGCGGCCACTTCTTCCGGCCGACGGTGCTGACCGGCGTCACCCCGTCCATGCGCGTCGCCCGCGAGGAGATCTTCGGGCCGGTGCTGAGCGTCGTGGCGTTCGACGACGCCGACGACGTCGCCGCCCTGGCCAACGGTTCGGACTTCGGGCTGGCGGCGTTCGTGTGGACTCGGGACGTCGGGCGTGCGCTCTCGCTGGCGCGTTCCGTGGACGCCGGCCAGGTCTACGTCAACTGTCTGAGCTCGGGTGACGGCCCCATGCTCCCGTTCGGGGGTTTCAAGAACAGCGGATACGGGAGGGAGAAGGGTGTCGCGGCCCTGACGACGTACACGCAGGTGAAGAACATCTGCATCTCGATGGAGTGA
- a CDS encoding ABC transporter ATP-binding protein, with product MLRQLLWRFLRPYRWHLVGVLVFQFLAALGMLYLPSLNADIVDQGVALGDTDYIWRTGGLMLAVSLGQIVAAVIATRFAAQASMALGRDVRDAVYARVSGFSEREVSKYGAGSLITRNTNDVQQVQMLAMLGSTMLVSAPLLAVGGIIMALRQDVKLSWLIAVSVPALLLIAGLIVSRMVPLFRSYQLKLDAVNRIMREQLTGVRVVRAFVREVIEAERYRIANTDIMVVGRKVGSLFVAMFPVVMLVLNVTIMGVIWFGSIEVDAGRVQIGTLLAFMQYVGQILMGVLMATFMTVMIPRAAVSAERISEVLDETSTLVESTDPVRTLPEPGTVEFDAVTFTFPGAEVPVLSDLSFRVRRGQTVAVVGSTGAGKTTLISLVARLIDATSGAVRVGGVDVRDLELETLWSGIGLVPQRPFLFAGTVASNVRLGREDATDDEVWQALEIAQAASFVRAMEGGLDARISQGGTTVSGGQRQRLAIARAVLRRPALLVLDDSFSALDVATDARLRQALWRELPEVTKLVVAQRVSTVTDADAILVLEDGRLAGMGTHEELLATNQTYREIAESQLTVSASAGEAGA from the coding sequence GTGCTACGACAACTGCTCTGGCGCTTCTTGCGCCCCTATCGATGGCACCTGGTCGGCGTGCTGGTGTTCCAGTTCCTCGCCGCGCTGGGGATGCTCTACCTGCCGAGCCTCAACGCCGACATCGTGGACCAGGGCGTCGCCCTGGGGGACACGGACTACATCTGGCGCACGGGCGGGCTGATGCTCGCCGTCTCGCTGGGGCAGATCGTCGCGGCCGTCATCGCCACACGGTTCGCCGCGCAGGCCTCGATGGCGCTGGGCCGTGACGTGCGCGACGCCGTGTACGCGCGCGTGAGCGGGTTCTCGGAGCGTGAGGTGTCGAAGTACGGCGCCGGTTCGCTCATCACGCGCAACACCAACGACGTCCAGCAGGTCCAGATGCTCGCGATGCTGGGGTCGACGATGCTGGTCAGCGCGCCGCTGCTGGCCGTCGGCGGGATCATCATGGCCCTGCGGCAGGACGTGAAGCTCTCCTGGCTGATCGCCGTCTCGGTGCCTGCGCTGCTGCTCATCGCCGGCCTGATCGTCAGCCGCATGGTGCCGCTGTTCCGGTCCTACCAGCTCAAGCTCGACGCCGTGAACCGCATCATGCGCGAGCAGTTGACCGGCGTGCGCGTCGTGCGGGCGTTCGTGCGCGAGGTCATCGAGGCCGAGCGCTACCGCATCGCGAACACCGACATCATGGTCGTGGGCCGCAAGGTCGGGTCGCTGTTCGTGGCGATGTTCCCCGTCGTGATGCTGGTCCTCAACGTCACGATCATGGGTGTCATCTGGTTCGGCTCGATCGAGGTCGACGCCGGACGGGTGCAGATCGGCACGCTGCTGGCGTTCATGCAGTACGTGGGCCAGATTCTCATGGGCGTGCTCATGGCCACGTTCATGACGGTGATGATCCCGCGCGCCGCGGTGTCGGCCGAGCGCATCAGCGAGGTGCTCGACGAGACGTCGACGCTGGTCGAGTCCACCGATCCGGTGCGGACGCTGCCCGAGCCGGGGACCGTCGAGTTCGACGCCGTGACCTTCACCTTCCCGGGTGCCGAGGTGCCCGTCCTGTCGGACCTGAGCTTCCGGGTCCGCCGGGGGCAGACGGTCGCCGTCGTCGGGTCGACCGGCGCGGGCAAGACGACGCTCATCTCCCTGGTCGCCCGCCTGATCGACGCAACGTCGGGCGCGGTGCGCGTGGGCGGCGTCGACGTGCGCGACCTCGAGCTGGAGACGCTGTGGTCGGGCATCGGCCTGGTACCGCAGCGTCCGTTCCTGTTCGCGGGCACCGTCGCGTCCAACGTGCGCCTCGGGCGCGAGGACGCGACGGACGACGAGGTGTGGCAGGCGCTCGAGATCGCGCAGGCCGCCAGTTTCGTGCGTGCCATGGAGGGCGGGCTTGACGCACGCATCTCCCAGGGCGGCACGACCGTCTCGGGCGGTCAGCGTCAGCGGCTCGCGATCGCGCGTGCCGTGCTGCGCCGCCCCGCCCTGCTCGTGCTCGACGACTCGTTCTCGGCACTCGACGTCGCCACGGACGCGCGGCTGCGCCAGGCACTGTGGCGTGAGCTGCCGGAGGTGACCAAGCTCGTCGTCGCGCAGCGCGTGTCGACCGTGACCGACGCCGACGCGATCCTCGTGCTCGAGGACGGCCGCCTGGCCGGGATGGGCACGCACGAGGAGCTGCTGGCGACCAACCAGACGTACCGCGAGATCGCGGAGTCCCAGCTCACCGTTTCCGCGAGTGCAGGGGAGGCCGGCGCATGA
- a CDS encoding (2Fe-2S)-binding protein has translation MTCGAILGYAEPTARITIDGRERQVARGITVAAALLCDLDGEFRRAASGGAPRSVFCGMGSCYNCAVWIDGRRTIRACLTPVADGMVVETRREVAS, from the coding sequence ATGACGTGCGGCGCGATCCTGGGATATGCGGAGCCCACGGCCAGGATCACTATCGACGGGCGAGAGCGCCAGGTGGCGCGGGGAATCACCGTGGCCGCGGCGCTCCTTTGCGATCTCGATGGCGAGTTCCGGAGAGCCGCTTCCGGAGGTGCGCCACGTTCGGTCTTCTGCGGTATGGGGAGCTGCTACAACTGCGCGGTCTGGATCGACGGCAGACGGACCATCCGCGCCTGTCTGACGCCGGTCGCAGACGGGATGGTCGTCGAGACGCGACGGGAGGTCGCGTCGTGA
- a CDS encoding NAD(P)/FAD-dependent oxidoreductase gives MTGPEAGERDYDVVVIGAGPAGLAAAEVSARSGLSVLLVDENEDVGGQILRRRLPRPGCSPAGAVVPAGVTFLNRTTCVGIHPGFMVSLDVAGKGRASSARAVVVATGAVEQVFPVPGWTTRGVMTAGAAQTLLKGSGVFPFRAPVVAGTGPLLLATASQLIRAGVSVRAIVEASTPRPGLRDLAGLARGGRTLVEGAGYVKDILSARVPILSGYAVTEVRGGRAVEAVDVRKVDRSWHVVAEGSRRSIECDSLLLNQGFSSSTDLVTQAGADLDWDARARVWLPWRSAELATTVPGLYAVGDCAGVGGRELAAVEGELAGLAVAVAAGRAEGAEAARRKAERRRRQLLRFRRSLDPMFRTGDGVTTWLTPDTIVCRCENVSARTVSAVAGVGAGSIASVKLGTRAGMGLCQGRTCRHVVQAMLDASAGVPPTAIPDEPPRGRFPIRPVSVDVLAHDGPSARHAEVSPEPDEESVT, from the coding sequence GTGACCGGGCCGGAGGCGGGCGAACGCGACTACGACGTCGTGGTCATCGGCGCGGGTCCGGCCGGTCTTGCCGCGGCCGAGGTCTCGGCGCGCTCCGGCCTGAGCGTCTTGCTGGTTGACGAGAACGAGGACGTCGGGGGACAGATTCTGCGTCGGCGGCTTCCGCGCCCGGGCTGCTCGCCTGCCGGGGCTGTCGTCCCGGCAGGAGTGACGTTCCTGAACCGCACGACGTGCGTCGGCATTCATCCCGGGTTCATGGTCTCGCTGGACGTCGCGGGAAAGGGGCGGGCATCGTCGGCGAGAGCCGTCGTCGTCGCGACGGGCGCGGTCGAACAGGTGTTCCCGGTCCCAGGGTGGACGACGCGAGGCGTCATGACGGCCGGTGCGGCGCAGACGCTGCTCAAGGGGAGCGGCGTGTTCCCGTTCCGGGCTCCCGTCGTGGCCGGGACCGGGCCCCTGCTCCTCGCCACCGCGAGTCAGCTCATTCGTGCCGGCGTGTCGGTCAGGGCGATCGTCGAGGCCAGCACACCGCGCCCAGGACTGCGCGACCTGGCGGGGCTGGCGCGGGGAGGGCGCACGCTGGTCGAGGGCGCCGGCTACGTCAAGGACATCCTGTCCGCCCGGGTGCCGATCCTGTCCGGTTACGCCGTCACCGAGGTGCGCGGTGGTCGCGCGGTCGAGGCCGTCGACGTCCGCAAGGTCGACCGGAGCTGGCACGTCGTCGCGGAAGGCTCGCGCCGGTCTATCGAGTGCGACAGCCTGCTGCTCAACCAGGGCTTCTCGTCCTCGACCGACCTGGTGACGCAGGCAGGCGCCGACCTCGACTGGGATGCGCGCGCTCGCGTGTGGCTGCCCTGGCGGTCCGCGGAGCTCGCGACGACCGTCCCGGGCTTGTACGCGGTGGGGGACTGCGCCGGTGTCGGCGGCCGTGAGCTGGCCGCCGTCGAGGGCGAGCTTGCGGGTCTGGCGGTTGCCGTCGCGGCGGGGCGTGCGGAAGGAGCGGAGGCTGCTCGGCGCAAGGCTGAGCGCCGGCGTCGGCAGCTCCTGCGGTTCCGTCGGAGCCTGGACCCGATGTTCCGGACCGGAGACGGCGTGACGACGTGGCTGACCCCCGACACGATCGTGTGCCGCTGCGAGAACGTCAGTGCGCGGACGGTCTCGGCCGTCGCGGGGGTGGGTGCCGGGTCGATCGCGAGCGTCAAGCTGGGAACTCGCGCCGGTATGGGGCTGTGTCAGGGCCGCACGTGCCGGCACGTCGTGCAGGCGATGCTCGACGCCTCCGCAGGAGTCCCGCCCACCGCCATCCCTGACGAGCCGCCGCGAGGGCGGTTCCCGATCCGGCCCGTGTCCGTCGACGTCCTTGCCCACGACGGCCCGTCGGCCCGGCACGCAGAGGTCTCACCCGAGCCAGATGAGGAGTCAGTCACGTGA
- a CDS encoding LysR family transcriptional regulator, translated as MSDALGVSHEAGAPSDLSLSDIRFFLAIARSGSLRAAASQLFVSQPSLTRVVARLEARLGVPLLVRGPRGTTLTEHGEALITSSRRVLDAVSALQRDVAAPGEQHLHIGATATSARTLLSPYLTQWVPRHRDVRLTAVEDGDVGLAIRLDNGDCDVAVISAYPSRSFESLRVMSVQVHAYAPPGHRLFHTSDAIAVGELARVPLLLNGDGFPSTDLVVGAMEASLLQPEIAYECSAGQTLAAMAEAGLGVAVFGNTAIMRGFNLRRRAVVDAAGKPLRFDLHVAWKRQRATPLIREFGIGLATFHNGNADEPE; from the coding sequence ATGAGCGATGCTCTTGGTGTATCACACGAGGCTGGCGCGCCGAGCGATCTCTCGTTGAGCGACATCCGTTTCTTCCTCGCGATTGCACGTTCCGGGAGCCTTCGGGCCGCTGCGAGCCAACTGTTCGTCTCCCAGCCGTCGTTGACGCGCGTCGTTGCCCGCCTTGAAGCGAGATTGGGCGTTCCGTTGCTGGTCCGGGGCCCGCGCGGAACGACCTTGACCGAACACGGCGAGGCGTTGATTACGAGTTCGCGTCGCGTCCTCGACGCCGTCAGCGCTCTTCAGCGTGATGTCGCCGCCCCAGGCGAGCAGCATCTGCACATCGGTGCAACTGCGACTTCTGCACGAACGCTTCTCTCCCCCTACCTCACACAATGGGTACCGCGGCACCGCGACGTCAGGTTGACCGCCGTGGAAGACGGTGACGTCGGGCTCGCCATCCGCCTCGACAACGGCGACTGCGATGTCGCGGTGATCTCGGCGTATCCCTCGCGTTCGTTCGAGAGCCTTCGCGTCATGAGCGTTCAGGTCCACGCCTACGCACCCCCGGGCCATCGGCTGTTCCACACCTCAGACGCCATCGCGGTCGGCGAGCTGGCCCGCGTGCCGCTGTTGCTCAACGGCGACGGCTTCCCGTCGACAGACCTCGTTGTCGGCGCGATGGAAGCATCGCTCCTCCAGCCCGAGATCGCGTACGAGTGCAGCGCCGGCCAGACGCTCGCCGCGATGGCGGAGGCCGGCCTCGGCGTGGCCGTCTTCGGGAACACGGCGATCATGAGGGGCTTCAACCTCCGTCGGCGCGCGGTCGTGGACGCAGCGGGCAAGCCACTGCGCTTCGACCTCCACGTCGCCTGGAAGCGCCAGCGCGCCACACCCCTGATCCGGGAGTTCGGCATCGGACTCGCGACGTTCCACAACGGGAACGCCGACGAGCCGGAGTGA
- a CDS encoding NAD(P)/FAD-dependent oxidoreductase encodes MSNFARSATRDPDVVVLGAGIIGAAIARELTVAGVNVTVIEARRACAGSSGRCDGNLLVQTKADREGVAIMKRSLEGYRSWARVLDTDLRFHERGSLVFYTDEAQAAAGRDRVGWLQSVGVRAEYLDEGELREREPALDGPVVAGIDCHDDASVYPPAVVFGLLADAVARGATLMSGVGARRVLTSKDNRVLGVDTDQGVVRARWVVNAMGLWSADLAVDGGPPIPIRPRQGVLLVTERAHGLLRRAVSEAKYMTLREGASNDRYEAPVTTAEPTAAGNVLLGSSRRFVGHDLEVDPALVRAIAARAVRFMSVLGDVKVVRSFAGLRPWTPDNHPVIGGTSGASGYLLATGHEGEGIGLAPVTAELIASIVTGARIDNELTEALRRFDPDRFRGKDVGEWSRSGGRVRAVDVTS; translated from the coding sequence ATGTCAAACTTCGCAAGATCGGCAACGCGAGACCCGGACGTGGTCGTTCTCGGTGCCGGAATCATCGGCGCCGCAATTGCGCGAGAGCTGACAGTGGCGGGCGTGAATGTCACCGTTATCGAGGCTCGCCGAGCGTGTGCCGGAAGCTCGGGTCGATGCGACGGAAACCTGCTCGTCCAGACCAAGGCGGATCGCGAGGGTGTCGCGATCATGAAGCGGAGCCTCGAGGGATACCGGTCTTGGGCTCGGGTCCTGGACACGGATCTGCGGTTCCACGAGCGGGGCAGCCTGGTCTTCTACACCGATGAGGCGCAGGCTGCGGCGGGGCGTGACCGCGTTGGCTGGCTGCAGTCCGTCGGTGTTCGAGCCGAGTACCTCGACGAGGGGGAGCTGCGCGAGCGCGAGCCTGCTCTGGACGGCCCTGTCGTCGCGGGCATCGACTGCCATGACGACGCCTCCGTCTATCCGCCGGCCGTCGTGTTCGGCCTCCTCGCCGACGCCGTGGCTCGGGGGGCGACCTTGATGTCCGGGGTTGGTGCGCGGCGAGTGCTGACCAGCAAGGACAACCGCGTGCTGGGCGTCGACACGGACCAGGGAGTCGTGCGCGCGCGATGGGTGGTCAACGCGATGGGCCTGTGGTCGGCCGACCTCGCGGTCGACGGAGGTCCGCCGATCCCGATCCGGCCTCGTCAAGGAGTGCTGCTGGTGACGGAGCGGGCGCACGGCCTCCTGCGGCGAGCCGTGTCGGAGGCCAAGTACATGACGTTGCGCGAGGGTGCTTCGAACGACCGTTACGAGGCACCTGTGACGACGGCGGAGCCGACGGCCGCGGGCAACGTGCTTCTGGGTAGCTCGCGGCGATTTGTGGGCCACGACCTCGAGGTCGACCCGGCGCTGGTGCGTGCGATCGCGGCGCGCGCGGTCCGCTTCATGAGCGTTCTCGGTGACGTCAAGGTCGTCCGGTCCTTTGCTGGGCTCCGTCCGTGGACCCCCGACAATCACCCGGTCATCGGGGGCACCAGTGGTGCGAGCGGATATCTGCTGGCCACGGGTCATGAAGGCGAGGGGATTGGCCTTGCTCCGGTGACGGCCGAGCTGATCGCATCCATTGTCACGGGAGCCCGAATTGACAACGAGCTGACCGAGGCACTCCGCCGTTTTGACCCTGATCGCTTTCGCGGGAAAGACGTCGGCGAGTGGAGCCGTTCCGGCGGCCGCGTCCGGGCCGTGGACGTGACGTCATGA